A genomic stretch from Nitrobacter winogradskyi Nb-255 includes:
- a CDS encoding ABC transporter ATP-binding protein, which produces MMTSTPHIECLEARTVHFRRGTRVILDDITISLKSGEIVALLGANGAGKSTLFRILLGFLKPERGELRLNDSRLAEFSRRALAQRIAYVPQAHVAPFPYKVRDVVLLGRLAETGIFRAPQAADYRAVDEVLERLAITHLALRRYTEISGGERQLTLIARALAQGAGILILDEPMTGLDYGYQVRLLKHLVDLAGSGHAILFSTHNPEHAVRVATRIVVLRDGAIMADGPPAQIITPSLIRALYGVAVSTLTDVEGQMVIVPTMEHALDARLEPTRA; this is translated from the coding sequence ATGATGACGTCCACACCCCACATCGAATGCCTTGAGGCGCGCACCGTTCATTTCCGGCGCGGGACGCGCGTCATCCTTGACGACATTACGATCAGTCTCAAGTCGGGCGAGATCGTCGCGTTGCTTGGAGCCAACGGCGCTGGCAAGAGCACGCTGTTTCGTATCCTGCTGGGCTTCTTGAAGCCCGAACGGGGCGAACTCCGACTCAACGACAGCCGGCTTGCGGAATTCTCACGCCGCGCCCTGGCGCAACGTATCGCGTACGTACCGCAGGCGCATGTCGCGCCGTTTCCCTATAAGGTGCGTGATGTGGTGCTGCTTGGACGTCTTGCCGAGACAGGCATCTTCCGCGCGCCACAAGCCGCTGATTATCGGGCCGTGGATGAGGTGCTGGAGCGGCTCGCGATCACGCATCTCGCCTTGCGCCGTTATACCGAGATTTCAGGCGGCGAACGGCAACTGACCCTGATCGCACGCGCGCTGGCGCAAGGCGCCGGCATCCTGATACTGGATGAGCCGATGACAGGTCTTGACTATGGCTATCAGGTCCGCCTGCTGAAGCATCTCGTTGATCTCGCAGGCAGCGGCCATGCCATTCTGTTCAGCACGCATAATCCTGAACATGCGGTGCGGGTGGCGACCCGCATTGTCGTGCTGCGCGACGGCGCGATCATGGCGGACGGCCCGCCGGCGCAGATCATCACCCCATCGCTCATTCGCGCACTCTACGGCGTTGCGGTCTCGACCCTGACGGATGTCGAGGGCCAGATGGTGATCGTTCCGACAATGGAACACGCGTTGGATGCGCGTCTTGAGCCAACTCGCGCGTAA
- a CDS encoding ABC transporter substrate-binding protein: MMLMSSMTPARADRTITDMAGRRVIIADRVARVATIGPVPVLNSFVFALGEARSLVNGLPPNLSGPRWRMQYLVDPDISRRPVLQGGGGAPLVEGLIETKPDIVLTMDRRNVDLAARARTPVVFLAWRQPNDVKAVMRLLGQIYGKTEAAEAYCSYFDMTLGNISTRLAQRSTQRPRVLYANLKRMTQPHLIAEWWIAQAGGRSVTDGDRPTEALTFSREQLLAWDPEVMILSNAAEVAEAYADPRLSTVSAIRNRRVAAIPTGVHLWGNRTVEEPLTVLWAAQLIHPDLFKDWDIKKEVVAFYAMFFKTSLAKPEVERILSGRP; the protein is encoded by the coding sequence ATGATGCTGATGTCGTCGATGACGCCCGCGCGGGCCGACCGCACGATCACGGACATGGCTGGCCGTAGGGTGATTATTGCGGATCGAGTGGCGCGCGTGGCGACCATTGGCCCCGTCCCGGTGCTTAACAGCTTCGTGTTCGCGCTTGGTGAGGCGAGATCGCTTGTCAACGGTCTGCCGCCGAACCTATCCGGGCCACGCTGGCGCATGCAGTATCTTGTCGATCCCGATATCTCCCGACGCCCTGTACTACAGGGTGGCGGCGGTGCTCCGCTGGTAGAAGGTTTGATCGAAACGAAGCCCGATATCGTCCTCACAATGGACCGGAGAAACGTCGATCTGGCGGCTCGCGCCCGCACACCCGTGGTGTTTCTCGCATGGCGACAGCCGAATGACGTGAAGGCGGTGATGCGCCTGCTCGGCCAGATCTACGGCAAGACCGAAGCGGCGGAAGCCTATTGCAGCTACTTCGATATGACCCTGGGCAACATCAGCACGCGGCTGGCGCAGCGGTCAACGCAACGGCCGCGGGTACTTTATGCCAATCTCAAGCGCATGACCCAACCACACCTGATTGCCGAGTGGTGGATCGCTCAGGCCGGCGGCCGCAGCGTCACGGACGGCGATCGGCCGACCGAGGCGCTGACCTTCTCCCGCGAGCAGCTTCTGGCATGGGACCCGGAAGTGATGATACTCAGTAACGCGGCCGAGGTCGCGGAAGCCTATGCCGATCCCCGCCTCAGCACCGTCTCGGCCATTCGCAATCGCCGCGTCGCCGCCATTCCGACGGGCGTGCACCTGTGGGGCAACCGCACCGTCGAAGAGCCTCTGACCGTGCTGTGGGCGGCGCAACTCATCCACCCTGATCTGTTCAAGGATTGGGATATCAAGAAAGAAGTCGTCGCATTCTACGCGATGTTCTTCAAGACATCGTTGGCGAAGCCGGAAGTTGAAAGAATACTGAGTGGCCGCCCGTGA
- a CDS encoding FecCD family ABC transporter permease: MTRLMFTPVLLLGAILFALTIGRYPLQIGDVVSFFLAMAGLKPMAPESYQLLHNIIVEIRLPRILGAALVGAALASSGAAFQAVFRNPLVSPGILGVLGGASFGAALGILLFGNWALVQLSAFIMGLVAVSVGLMIASMFGQASMILLVLGGMISAALFTSALSIVKYTADPYEELPAIVYWLMGSLGGVDMTQIRWAMIPIVGGLVALSLFGRALDALSMGDDEARALGVPAQPVRYGVIGAATLVSALSVSLAGMIGWVGLVVPHVVRLALGPGNARLLPISAFCGAIFLIGADCLSRSIMRSEIPIGILTELLGIPAFIIVLHRARSGWT; encoded by the coding sequence TGCTCGGCGCAATCCTGTTTGCTCTCACGATCGGCCGCTATCCGCTTCAGATTGGCGATGTCGTTTCTTTTTTTCTGGCTATGGCTGGACTGAAGCCGATGGCGCCGGAGAGTTATCAACTGCTTCATAATATCATCGTGGAAATTCGTCTGCCGCGGATTCTCGGCGCGGCGCTGGTCGGAGCGGCTTTGGCGTCGTCCGGCGCCGCCTTTCAAGCGGTGTTTCGCAATCCGCTGGTTTCGCCGGGAATTCTCGGTGTTCTCGGCGGCGCGAGCTTTGGCGCGGCGCTTGGTATTCTGCTGTTTGGCAACTGGGCGTTGGTCCAACTGTCCGCTTTTATCATGGGGTTGGTCGCGGTCAGTGTCGGACTCATGATTGCGAGCATGTTCGGACAAGCTTCGATGATCTTGCTTGTCCTCGGCGGCATGATTTCCGCCGCGCTGTTCACTTCTGCCCTGTCGATCGTCAAATACACCGCGGACCCCTACGAGGAGCTGCCGGCGATCGTGTACTGGCTGATGGGCAGTCTCGGCGGGGTGGACATGACACAGATTCGCTGGGCCATGATTCCGATCGTCGGAGGTCTTGTCGCGCTCTCGCTGTTTGGCCGCGCGCTCGATGCACTATCCATGGGCGACGATGAAGCGCGCGCGCTTGGCGTGCCGGCGCAACCGGTGCGTTACGGCGTGATCGGTGCGGCGACACTGGTCTCCGCGCTCTCGGTGTCGCTCGCCGGCATGATCGGATGGGTAGGGCTCGTGGTCCCGCATGTGGTGCGGCTTGCGCTCGGGCCCGGCAATGCGCGCCTGCTGCCGATCAGCGCATTCTGCGGCGCGATTTTCTTGATCGGCGCCGATTGCCTGTCACGCAGCATCATGCGCTCGGAAATTCCGATCGGAATTCTCACCGAACTGCTGGGCATTCCGGCCTTTATCATCGTGCTGCATCGAGCGCGGTCAGGATGGACATGA